A segment of the Gemmatimonadota bacterium genome:
GCTTTCGCTGCACGCCGCCAACAGCATAACGAGCACGCTCCAGGGCGCGTCCCGCGGCAGTGGAACCATTCGCTACGGCTTCGAGTTCACTATCCCGCTCCACCTGCGCCGCTACTTCGGCGGCGGCGCGCCCGCAGCCGCCGAGGCGCCCCCGCACGGCGCGGGGGAGGAAGCGCCGGCCGCCGGCAAGCCCGCGGAGGCGGAGGCGGGGGAAGAGCCGGTGCCGGAGGCTGGGGGCGAGCCGGCAGCGGCGGCGGCGGTGCGCGTCTCCATTCGCGACTTCGCCTTTGCGCCCGCCCGTCTCGAGGTGGCGGCCGGCAGCACGGTGACCTGGACCAACAACGACCAGTTGGCTCACAGCGCCACCGCGGACGCCGGCGACTGGGAATCCGGGTTGATCCAGCCGGGCCGCAGCTCGAGTCGCAAGTTCGAGAAGCCAGGAACCTACGCCTACCATTGCACGCCGCACCCCTTCATGAAGGCCGTGGTAGTCGTACGCTAGCTGCGCGCTCGCTGCCACGGTGGCGCAGCCGCGCCCGGCTGCCCCTGGGCGCCGCCGGTCTGGCGGCCGCCGCTGCGGTCGCGTGCTTCTCGGACCGCGAGCCGTCGAGCCCGGCGGAGCGAAACTGTGCGCGGCGCCACCATGTCCTTCAAGATCGAGGTCGAGCCGGGCGCGCTGCCCCAGCTCGAGATCGAGCCGGCGGACGTCGAGGTGCGCACGGACACGCAGATTGTCGTGGTACCGGAAGTCCAGGTGCAGCCCGAGAGGCGGGATACGACGCCCGGGCCTTAGTGGTCGAATGCGCAAGTACGGTCGGGGTCGGCCACTTGGCGGCCCCCGGCCACCCGTGGGTCCCGCTTACACTTTGAGGAAGATGCGCCGCCGGTAGAGCACGGCCATGATGCCCAGCCAGAACAGCAC
Coding sequences within it:
- a CDS encoding cupredoxin family copper-binding protein translates to MLDSEEPTGQGNEEDIAWSAGIQLAIPYTPHTLSLHAANSITSTLQGASRGSGTIRYGFEFTIPLHLRRYFGGGAPAAAEAPPHGAGEEAPAAGKPAEAEAGEEPVPEAGGEPAAAAAVRVSIRDFAFAPARLEVAAGSTVTWTNNDQLAHSATADAGDWESGLIQPGRSSSRKFEKPGTYAYHCTPHPFMKAVVVVR